The Trichomycterus rosablanca isolate fTriRos1 chromosome 20, fTriRos1.hap1, whole genome shotgun sequence genomic interval agtaatccctcacccatgtggttatatcagctattgttgagtggtggttcttgatgcagtgccatctgagggatcgaagagcACGGGCGTTCAGcataagcttgcacccttggccttcacaccctgaaattcctcctgattccttgaatcatttaatgatattatgcactgtagagggagaaatatgcaaatcccttccaatctttctttgaggttcatttggttttctttctttgatttttaaatatttcaataattttctcacacatttgctgacaaactggagatcctctgatcatctttactcatcaaagactcagcctttcctggatgctgcttttgaattaaaccatgattacaatcacctgttgacatcacctgtttggaatcacatcattatttagtttttttcacctcattactagccctaaattgcccccgtcccaacttttttttggatgtgttgcaggcctgaaatgcaggaatggaggtttatgaacaaatgaaatagagttgagcagacaaaacatgaaatgttgggttcaaactgtctgcaattaaataaaagtcaaagtaaatataatgaacactgcattttaattttatttgcattttccatactgtcccaactttttctgatttggggttgtaggaaCTGTTTCACAAATTTGAGACCATGATTATGTATAATCTGACCACTCTGACTAAAATGGACTATGATTTTGAAAAGGAAAAAACAACCATAAgacaggaaataaataaattaaagcagATTCAGTAATAATTATGTTAGCAAGCCATACGGGTGTCATGAATTAGTATCAGAATGGAAAGATCCCAAGTCTGCCATACGCAGAAAGTTATTGGTTACAATACTATAGAAAATAGAGGTATATATAGAGGTACTATAGAAAACCAAAGCTTGAATCATCGGTGAAAATGCTTCTatcatataatcagcataaCAATTTGAGTAAACAGTTAAATCTTCAAACAATTGTCATGGATTTTAgagttttttacttttacagcatttagcagaggctttaatccaaagcttacaattattaatgaatacaatttaaacaattgagggttgagggccttgctcaggggcccaacagtgacagcttggcgatggtggtgcttgaaccagtatCCTTATAATTACTAGTCTATtaccttaactactgagctactACCTCCCACGTATTTGGTATGTCCACATTTACAATAAGTGAAAATAACTGCAAATGTATAACCTCAAAAATGGTTCTGATGAGTAGATCAACTTCACATGCTCAAAGTTGTCTAACAAAGGATAGGACTCAAGAAAATCTGACCTTTTGTCCAAAGGAATTGGCATGGTCAATAGTACAAATGTGCTTACTTGCTATATAGTAGTGCTAGATAGAAACAAGTTAAAAAATGTATAGATTTGTGACTGAACTTTTCACTCCAGTTATGCCAATTCTATAATGtttgtaatgaaaaacattaCACTCAATTTAAGAAAAATGCAGAATAAAAGCTTGTTCCCTAATGGTCTAAAAAGTTTTTACCCCAGTGAAGGTTGCAGCTGGCACCATGATTTTTACATCTGGTTTGTGTCACATCTATAAGCCTTATtggttaattataataaaaacagctAGAAAACTACAGCTAATCTGTACAAACTCAAACCATTATATCAAgaacaaaatgttcattagatGGACATAGTTACCATACAACTGGTTCCTCCCTGGTTATTGTTAGCTGTAGCTGTGGACTGTTCTTAGCACACAGTTAATTACCCCAAGTTACTGGCAAGCAGCCCGCCAAAACCAACGAGCTAAAAACAGCAGGATGATATATGATGTCCTCCATATGGCCCTGGCAGTGCCACCGCATTAACACATGAAGTCTACTAACAATTGACCTCATGAATGGTTAAAATAGTTGCAATCCAGGACACTTGAAAACAAAACCATGCAGATCCATGAAAATCACAGTAAACGGCATCTTTCTTTTTGCAGAACCAACTTTTTACGACTGTGTTGTTAGGCAATCTGCAGGATGGGCTGGGATTTTAGGCTTTGCCAGTGTTGGTTCTGGAGTTTCTCAGTGACACCTCAGAGGAACATAATTAGTAATGTTACAGTCAAAGCAAGCGTCGCcagtgttaaaaaaaagtattcaatGAATGTTATGGACCTTAATATGAGTTTGTCCTGTCTGTATGTTTGGTATATGATAATTCCTTTTAGCTAATTAAAGTTGCAAGACAAATGGCCATTCTTTTAGACAACTAGACATCCCTTAAAGGAAAATGTTGGTCAgggtttttttcccctttaaGTTGTTAAATGTGTATAATTTTGTCTAAAATGCTGGAATGTTCTCATTTTACAGGATGGTGGCTGGAAAAGCGGAGCCAGCCATGCCTGGGCGACTTTATGTTCACCCTGACTCTCCCGCAACAGGGGCGCACTGGATGAGACAGCTCGTTTCTTTTCAGAAGCTGAAACTCACCAACAACCACCTAGACCCATTTGGacatgtaagtcactttaatagcttcttaaaaataaacattaacatccaataaaatacactgtaataaaTTAGTTTCCCACCAAGAACGTATTTCTACCCTGTGCTCACTGTGTTCTGGATCGGCATGGGATCCATAGTGGTACCAATAAATAGTTACTAcgctaaataaatgtatttacaaattACATTATGTTATGTTTGCCCACTATTTATTTGGTCTTTTAAAGAACTTTTTAAAAgtatgctgggtcaaaaatgtGTGCAATGTGTGGCATGGTCTCCTAATTCCTTTTTAGTGATAGTGTTTGACtacagtgttttattattaaggtcttttatgCATTAAAGAATGATACTGcctcaggtaaaaaaaaaaaaatcgcttTATTGTGGAAATGGTATAAAtaatgatttgtttatttgattaaaaatttaagTGCAGTAAATGTGGTTTAATTTTACAAAACTAATAGAAAATTTCCCTGCAATTATTAAAACTTGGTTATTTATGTCAAATGTATGTAATTAaaatcgatcaggcataacattatgaccactttcctaactgactggtctgcggctatgcagccccatatgcaacaaactgtgatgcactgtgtattctgacacctttctatcagaaccagcattaagttctgtagcaatctgagctacagtagcttgtgttggatcggaccacacgggccagccttggctccccaagtgcatcaaaaacccttggccacccatgaccctgtcgcctgtTTACCACAGTTCcgtctttggaccacttttgaaagatactgaccactgcaggaacaccccacaagaactgcagttggaagatgctctgacccttacgcatgcccatttttcctgcttctaacacatttaaatttgaggataaaatgttcacttgataatcagtgtttttcacttcataatgttatgccaggtGGGTGTATGTCACATGTTACTACAGTGGTGGTGTGCTGCacaataaattaaacaattagatacataataaacatttttaacatACAATTAAGtatgaataactgtaatttcAGCTTTGTTTCATTTTGTAATCTATTTATACTCCCAGTATAGTATGAATATATGAATAGTAAATTTCACTGAATAGCTGGGTTTCTCCATTTACATGACCAATGAGTCTGAAAAGGAGCTAGCATGTGCTTTCTCTCAGATGCATAAAGTCAGCCAATGTCTGTTTGAATAGCAGGTTACGAGCTTACTGGTTATGAGCTCACAGATTTTAGAGAAAGACTATTGTCACTTTGATCGATAGGAAAAACGAATTGTCAACCTTCCAACCCAGGGTCGTGCCAAAACACTGCAAACTAAGCtcacattttaaaattaattcacAATTACCAATAATTAATTGCATCTACTCAGCACAACAATGAACCtaccaatttaaaataaatggaatATCAGATGTATTTCACAATAATACAGCTTGAACTTCTAGTTCCAGAAATCACACTAAAGCACTTCCTGTAAACCTCAAATAATGGGTTGTTCCCAGAGAGACTAGGATAAAACAAGAGGGAAAGCAGAGCAGAGGTGAGGAGGGTGACCATGGCAGAGCTGCCCAGAGGGACCTTTGGATAGCTTGTCTGAAGTCTTTGCATCAGAGGCAAGCTCATTAGGTTCATAACCCGTCTGATCTGCGCAGGCTCGCTCTGTCAGGATTAGTTGAATGCCTGGGAAGTGATAAGGGTGAGTAATGAGGCCAGTGAGAGGCTACTAAGCTTGACTGACGCCCACACCAGCAGGGAATCCATAGTTAGCCGAAAGCTTCTCGGATCGAGCACTATTGCTGTAGTTGCCTATAATAGTATAGAAAAGACATTCAAATGAGACCACAGGGGACACACGATGGGATCAAATTGTAATACAAGAAATATTTACAGGTATTTACAGGTAATTTGGAGGTTATAAGCATTCTATGACAGTTTGCAGTGACAGACACGGTTTAGATTCTACATTTATCAAAGAGTGTTTATTAATACCCATAACCAGAGCTGATGTCACATAACATTACTTCAAGAGCCAGTCAGCCATCAAGCCAGGTTTTGCATGCTGCCACTAACATGCTTGACCAATTCACTCGATTTAGGCTACTGTCTGCCCTTGCAAGGGTCAGTAAGGGGGTATTTGGATGCTCACCTCAATCTGAGTTCATTTTCTATGTACCAGTGTATGTAACACATTTGAAAGCAAGGGCAGACCTAGTTGACTGTAAGGCTCATGTAGTCTGCATAGAAAGAGGAAAGACCTTGATGATGATTGGCCCTGACAGAGCTGTACTGTGGATGACCCTATACTAATGCTCCAGTGAGCACCCAACATACAGCCCCTCTGAGCAGACTGGTGCCAGAGTGGCTCGCCATCTCTCATTTAAGAACACGTATAATTGAATTGAATTAATGTATTGATCCTTTCACACAGCAAGTTTGCAACCATGTGCCCTAAAGTTGTAGCAGAGCCTTAAATTAATATATGTGAATTTTTGCAGCAAATTCAGGACAAACCAGTGACTACTAGGTTTATGAAAAAAAACTATGGAAAAGTCATTGTCAATATGAACTCTTGAGTGGGGAAACAGAAAGGAATTTGCCATGTGAACAATCCAAGGACAAAAGACAAAGAGGGCACTGCCGCCCTGTTTCTAGGTAGAAGGAATGATACTCCTTCCTATTGATAAAAAAATGTCACTACACAATCTAAGCAGACACATCTTCACATTAGGGGGCCAGGCCCTAACAGATGTATCGCCCACAACATtatcattaaatgttttatatatatatatatacagctccacttaccatatagaagcactttgtagttctacaattactgactgtagtccatctgtttctctgcatgctttgttagccccctttcatgctgtttttttaatggtcaggacccccacaggaccattacttgggtggtggatgattctcagcactgcagtgactctgacatggtggtggtgtgttagtgtgtgttgtgctggtatgagtggataagacacagcaatgcctatggagtttttaaacacctcactgtcactgctggactgaaaatagtccaccaaccaaaaatatccagccaacagcgccccgtgggcagcgtcctgtgaccactgatgaaggtctagaagacgaccaactcaaacagcagcaatagatcgaTATAtagagcgatcatctctgactttacatctacgagggggaccaactaggtaggagtgtctaataaagtggacagtgagtggacacggcatttaaaaactccagcagtgttgctgtgtctgatccactcataccagcacaacacacactaacacaccaccaccatgtcagtgtcactgcagtgctggagaatgatccaccacctaagtaatacctgctctgtagtggtcctgtgggggtcctgaccattgaagaaccattgaagtatgcagaaaaacagatgaactacagtcagtaattgtagaactgcaaagtgcttctatatggtaagtggagctgataaaatggacagtgagtgtagaaacaaggaggtggttttaatgttatggctgatcggtgtatatatataaccacTAATATTGTTGCGTCCTAATTACATATGACCGATACATTCCAAAAATCTTTCTGTACCTGTTTGTGCTGTGAGTTAGGGACAGACTCAAAAGTGATCATCATATGGGGCCGACCCCTCAGCATTCGATATAACCAAGTGTGTAGTTGAAAACACTTGTGTGCATGTTCAATAAGATTTCAATAATGAACTGTGGGGCTCAATCAAATTGGCCCTATGCCTGAAGATGCTAGTAAAAATACATTAACCTTTGTCAAGACATGTAGTAAACATAATTTACATTAACAGTGGTGATACACAGCTAGTCATAGTAATCACAGTTCTGTTAGCCATCCACTACTAATAATAAGGCAATATCATGAATGAAGTTGACAGTTTAATACAGGTTTAATAGCTGTAGGTAAAGGCACAGAAAGTATTGGGTTTCCCTTCTCAGAAATGTTGCTTTGTATGTATTATTACAGTTGCAGCCCACAATAATCGTTCTCTGCTTGACAACTTTGTCAGTATATCAGATAATATATCAGTTGTATGATATCAAATGACGTTAATGGGTGATGTCACTCATATTCACTTACTTCTGCTCCCCCCTGCTTACGTTAATGTGAGTTTGACTTCATTGATGATGTGGTTTTGTGTGCATGGTGACCGGCTTCACTTGTCTAAGAGGAACCACATGTTAGCCCTCACCTGTATAGATTGATGTCTGTGAAAGAATGAATACATTTGGCCCAACTCAATTCAATGATCAACCAGAattctgttcatgttttttGAATCTGACTCTGACATAGCAATGCCCCTCCCCCCTCCGCAGATCATCTTGAACTCTATGCACAAATACCAACCCAGACTACACATTGTGAAAGCGGATGAAAACAATGCCTTTGGTTCCAAGAACAACGCCTACTGCACCCATGTTTTCCAGGAGACAGCATTTATCTCTGTGACATCCTATCAGAACCATAAGGTAATACTAGGTTACTCTCAAACTTAGCATAACTGCATGTATTATGGCTAAGGACTCTAGTATGTGGTTTAGTTTACCTGATATGATGTAaaacagccccccccccccccccaaccttaCACCTTACATGTCTAACATTAGTTTTTTTTGCAGATAACACAGTTAAAAATTGAGAACAATCCCTTTGCCAAAGGTTTCCGTGGTAGCGACGAGGGAGACCTCCGTGTGTCCAGACTCCAAGGGTAAATGCAATAcaaatatatgatatatataagTGACAGACCATTAGGTCAAATTATGCAAAAATGACTTGTGATCATGAGCAAATTTTTTTCCAGAAAAGACTACCCGGTGATCTCCAAGAACATGATGAGGCAACGGCTCAtcacatcacacactcacctggCAGGAAAGTTGAGTGCAGGGGTGTTAAGTGGCCACCCACAGGTTCACTCTCACTATCAGTATGAAAGTGGGGTCCCTCTATCTGGTTCTGATTCACAGGAGCAACTATCCAACCCCTTTTCTTCAAGCAGAGAGTCCAGCCTGCTTTATCATTGTTTCAAGCAAAGAGGTAATATATTCAAGTATCAGTCCACTGAAGATAAAAACTTACATAATAATGAATCAGGTACATATAGCCTTTATCAACACTAAGTCAAAACTTTTAGGTATACCCATACAGATGTTATTTTCGAACCCATTTCCCCAATTTTCCAGCCAATTCTCAGTAGCAATGCTCCAtggtaaatacatttaaagctttgcagatatatttaaatatattattgtgCCAAGAATTTTCTACTAACAACATCTAATGGTCAGAAAATGACAACTGATAAAGAAATGGAGCATGACCCTACATTACCTGCATAGAAAAAGatgttgtttctacactcactgtccattttatcagctccacttaccttatagaagcactttgtagttctacaattactgactgtagtccatctgtttctctgcatgctatgttagccccctttcatgctgttcttcactggttgggactctcccaggaccactacagagtaggtatcatttgggtggtggtggtgtgttagtgtgtgttgtgctggtatgagtggataagacacagcagtgctgctggagtttttaaacccctcactgtcactgctggactgaaaatagtccaccaaccaaaaacattcagccaacagcgccctgtgagcagcgtcctgtgaccactgatgaaggtctagaagatgaccaactcaaacggcagcaatagatgagcgatcatctctgactttacatctacaaggtgaaccaactaggtaggagtgtctaatagagtggacagtgagtggacacggtatttaaaaactccagcagcagactcataccagcacaacacacactaacacacctccaccatgtcagtgtcactgcagtgctgagaatcatccaccatctaaataatacctgctctgtggtggtcctgtgggggtcctgaccattgaagaacagggtgaaagcaggctaaaaaaagtatgcagagaaacagatggactacagtcagtaattgtagagctacaaagtgcttctatatggtaagtggagctgataaaatggacagtgagtgtagaaacaaggaggtggttttaatgttatggctgttcggtGTATAGTGCCTAATCAAACGAACTCCTCATACCCATTTGAAGCAGCCACTTTTATGACTTACTTCACTACTATTAGAGGATTTTTTAAGGAACAGCTGGTTTTATTCTGAAGTATTCTCAATACTTCACTAATTACACACTAATTAGCCTGTTGGACAAAGTATTAGGTGTATTTTGCTCTAGTGCTTTGAAAGTAGATACTatcatatttacattatttttgcaGTCTGTGTTTCTAAATGTTTGTTGTTTCTACAGATAACAACCGACACTTAGAGCTGGGTTGCAAGCGGCCGTTTCTTGATCCGGCACCCTCAGCTGTACCCGAGGAGCACTACTTTTGCTCCCCTTCCTCCTACGACCCCTCTTTGCTGTCTCACCCATACTGTAGTGAGGCACTAACCTCTAGAGAAGCCTGCATGTATGGAGGTATGGATACAGAGGCAGGAGCAGGGGGGACACCTGGTACCGAGGACCTGCCCCCACCCTCCCTGAACTGTAACATGTGGGCTTCGGTGCCACCGTACCCTCGCTATGGCATGCAGACTGTCGAGGCTGTGCCCTACCAGCCCTTCAGTGCACACTTCACTAACACGGCCACCACTGCGTCAATCGCGCCACACCACTCGGCATCCATGCAACGACCACAGCCCGCACCTGCAGTTCCAGACCTATTGTCTTTCACTACACAACGGGCTCTGCCACCTGCAGCTTCGTCCTCATC includes:
- the tbx4 gene encoding T-box transcription factor TBX4, coding for MLQEKTSAVAADDGVTVAHEPAELAIDSSHLGLPAAHSIPHNNEVDQNIENIKVVLHERELWKKFHEAGTEMIITKAGRRMFPSYKVKVTGMNLKTKYILLIDIVPADDHRYKFCDNKWMVAGKAEPAMPGRLYVHPDSPATGAHWMRQLVSFQKLKLTNNHLDPFGHIILNSMHKYQPRLHIVKADENNAFGSKNNAYCTHVFQETAFISVTSYQNHKITQLKIENNPFAKGFRGSDEGDLRVSRLQGKDYPVISKNMMRQRLITSHTHLAGKLSAGVLSGHPQVHSHYQYESGVPLSGSDSQEQLSNPFSSSRESSLLYHCFKQRDNNRHLELGCKRPFLDPAPSAVPEEHYFCSPSSYDPSLLSHPYCSEALTSREACMYGGMDTEAGAGGTPGTEDLPPPSLNCNMWASVPPYPRYGMQTVEAVPYQPFSAHFTNTATTASIAPHHSASMQRPQPAPAVPDLLSFTTQRALPPAASSSSSSTPSPSGAASCDRATHPTLYHRKADSPLKIHRDFSAYTAQSSTSSREPVYQYQMGLSSVGPHWTES